From the genome of Etheostoma spectabile isolate EspeVRDwgs_2016 chromosome 10, UIUC_Espe_1.0, whole genome shotgun sequence, one region includes:
- the smim32 gene encoding uncharacterized protein smim32: LVLIYVRGDAALISHSATYGGLWAQISSYRAAASPKRVHCGARADRAGDAEECGAGILSFPAHLRKSSQPKPKNRYILLYRSIRDRTSRPNKHGVSRLHNLLRIFSSSSRPTQPVSKRGAMLRQILLNSTDTPDFDQVLMAQSSTHAPSSLNASHGGSVSVAALLRPTAGRGAGVLREGELHKPDLITYIVMCLLLFLLVLLIVFFINCQLRNSFFASMPYDRSLREARTYK, translated from the exons TTAGTTCTGATCTATGTGAGGGGAGACGCTGCCTTAATATCCCACTCAGCGACATATGGTGGTCTGTGGGCGCAGATTTCAAGCTATCGAGCCGCCGCTTCTCCAAAGCGTGTCCACTGCGGAGCTAGAGCGGACAGAGCCGGGGACGCTGAGGAATGCGGAGCCGGGATTTTGTCTTTTCCAGCTCACCTGCGGAAGTCTTCGCAGCCCAAACCAAA GAATCGCTACATTCTACTTTATCGGAGCATCAGAGATAGGACATCCAGACCGAACAAACACGGGGTCAGTAGGCTACATAACCTTCTCCGTATCTTTTCATCCTCCAGCCGACCGACGCAGCCGGTGAGCAAGCGGGGCGCCATGCTACGGCAGATCCTCCTCAACTCCACCGACACCCCAGACTTCGACCAGGTGCTCATGGCCCAGTCCTCCACGCACGCGCCCTCCTCCCTGAACGCCTCACACGGCGGTTCGGTGAGCGTGGCCGCTCTTCTGAGACCCACCGCGGGGCGAGGGGCAGGAGTGCTCCGGGAGGGCGAGCTCCACAAACCGGACCTGATCACCTACATAGTCATGTGCCTACTGCTCTTCCTGTTGGTGTTGCTGATTGTGTTCTTCATCAACTGCCAGCTCCGGAACTCTTTCTTCGCCTCCATGCCATATGACAGGTCGCTGAGAGAGGCCCGGACCTATAAATAG